A genomic window from Populus alba chromosome 19, ASM523922v2, whole genome shotgun sequence includes:
- the LOC118037015 gene encoding protein ILITYHIA-like: protein MLRALGEMAISNPVFAHSQLPSLIKFVDPLLQSPIVSDVAYETLVKLSRCTAAPLCHWALDIATALRLIVTKDVSVFLDLIPIAGDREANESPSLGLFERIINGLSVSCKPGPLPVDSFTFVFPIMEHILLSPKKTGLHDDVLRILFLHMDPLLPLPRLRMLSALYHVLGVVLAYQGSIGPALNELCLGLQPEEVAPALYVYAKDVHVRMACLNAIKCIPAVAS, encoded by the exons ATGCTGAGAGCTCTTGGGGAAATGGCCATCTCTAACCCTGTATTTGCACACAGTCAACTACCTTCCCTG ATTAAGTTTGTTGACCCTTTGCTACAGTCACCTATAGTGAGTGACGTGGCCTATGAGACCTTGGTGAAGCTATCAAGATGTACAGCCGCACCTCTTTGTCATTGGGCTCTTGACATTGCTACTGCTCTACGCCTTATTGTGACCAAGGATGTCAGTGTTTTCTTGGATCTTATTCCAATAGCTGGTGACAGGGAAGCCAATGAGAGCCCTTCTTTGGGTCTTTTTGAGAGAATAATTAATGGCTTATCTGTGTCTTGTAAACCTGGACCTCTTCCTGTAGATTCTTTTACTTTTGTATTTCCT ATAATGGAGCACATTCTATTATCACCCAAGAAGACTGGACTTCATGATGATGTGCTTCGTATTCTCTTTTTGCACATGGATCCACTGTTACCCCTTCCTAGACTTCGAATGCTATCA GCTCTTTATCATGTTCTAGGTGTTGTTCTTGCCTATCAGGGCTCTATTGGACCAGCATTAAATGAATTGTGCCTTGGTTTACAACCAGAGGAAGTTGCACCT GCTCTGTATGTGTATGCAAAAGATGTTCATGTAAGAATGGCCTGCTTAAATGCCATAAAATGTATTCCAGCAGTTGCGAGCTGA